In a genomic window of Candidatus Competibacteraceae bacterium:
- a CDS encoding Hpt domain-containing protein, with the protein MSSHRVADNPLDAIKEDLLLALQGIRHHLEAYGEDPAEPAPLEAMVDAIDQMRGPLVALEHRKAVALIDEIRVLALGLIKGKLRPFDPAVLQQAAAQLAEYLESSLAPGQRRPEPELSRMIQVLRQVRQQGAPHGGGALQAVASDTARYGILDTFKRLQKTVSSDLEGASEKTESWEWLRSELQNLRRMLAGQDLTRPASACERLERIAGALAAGAEPYRPLASGMLGEILAALGHYLEPLDSSRPASATVLNTVEEQIAQLETLLGLPPLPPTLNLALAPVPLEAVATDPLDATLELNWELPVADSRLASNEQSQSTPFAASLEPEAPRAEVSSDLDEAPWREAPVDFSFEPELVAGEAEPPAVAQSAPQPELALEPPEALESDLDGAAASLADSAPAVEQQAAALMELMGIAGADPEFVEVFLEEAREELAVVRERVEDWRTNLQDHEALTTLRRAFHTLKGSGRMVGATVVGDFAWEYENLLNQVLSGTLNPNPAICDAVALAAAALAPLVGEVPLRGGELAALPPLVTRAQVLAQPDALEPITAPPSLRLEPVSIRRDVAPAPAEPVSVRVVPQIDPEFLDVFLEEAREELQNIVQQCAVWKRNLDDHKALTHVRRAFHTLKGSGRVVGMTEIGDFAWEFENLLNRVLSGELPAASALADLAIEAAAALEMLIEQSPVGSTANPALVNLVARARAFAHAPASAALVPQPAPIKPPKTVPPPAPPERAPPVAAVPVALPEPAGLSSADLELAQVFQYEAAEILDASDLILHRLAAEEDHAALLNDLRRSMHTLKGGSRMSGFMAIGDLAHAAESVLDALGKGGGHASPIVLDTLQHTLDYLNRMLVEAAASGADPAAATHLIHDLHRLADAIATGKPITELPAAVTAAEPLTERSTGKRPAVALPEPAAFQTMTELDQELIQVFQAEATEILDSSDAIVQRLRQEPNSVDLLNDLRREMHTLKGSSRMAGFMTVGELAHAAESILDALSKGMLQGSARTMDLIQRALDRLHQMLAGVLGGEQPPAQRELIDELQDVLGVKIAEPRSRPLLPAVTATLTAAAAAASAVVARPVERLAASSADSIRVSAALLTSLVNQMGESSIFRSRIDQGVGAMAFNLNELDQTIARLRRQVSNLATQAEARIQSRQDQGPKAHQQEFDPLELDRFTELQQVSRSLMEIADDLGNIGNTMGEHAREVAALLDQQGKVNKEIQQGLMRTGMVRFGSIVPRLRRVVRQSAQELGKRAELLVGGEEAEVDRNVLENMVAPLEHMLRNSLAHGIETPERRREDGKPEIGTITLTLRREGAELVLELGDDGAGLNFAAIRTKGEEKGLLKPDDPATEEELIALLLRPGFSTATSVTQISGRGVGMDVVNEAIRSMRGALLIQTEPGQGTRFIIRLPFSLAVTQALLVKAGESTFAIPLLSIELVTRLQENEFKSYLSGELIQHRYSGRNYPIHNLGLLIGGVQIQAFDEVADRRPPTLLFRSAEASAALQVEAVLGNREVIVKPVGPQFSSVPGMSGATVLGDGRVVVVLELAALVRNIGSHGQRQAETQALRLARQETRQDKISVMVIDDSITMRKVTARILERHNIQVITAKDGLDAVAMLQSQVPDLAILDIEMPRMDGFEVVAHVRNQPSLRAMPIIMVTSRSGDKHRERAMKLGANDYLTKPYQEEQLMQAIRRILGERALELIT; encoded by the coding sequence ATGAGTTCGCATCGTGTCGCCGATAACCCCCTGGACGCTATCAAGGAAGATTTGTTGCTGGCCCTACAGGGGATTCGACACCATTTGGAGGCCTACGGCGAGGACCCCGCCGAACCTGCCCCGCTGGAGGCGATGGTCGATGCCATCGATCAGATGCGCGGCCCGCTGGTGGCCCTGGAGCATCGAAAAGCGGTCGCCTTGATCGATGAGATACGGGTGTTGGCCCTGGGTTTGATTAAGGGCAAGCTGCGACCCTTCGATCCGGCGGTGTTGCAACAGGCCGCCGCGCAACTGGCCGAGTATTTGGAATCGTCTCTGGCGCCCGGCCAGCGGCGGCCAGAACCCGAACTGTCGAGGATGATCCAGGTCTTGCGCCAGGTGCGCCAGCAAGGCGCGCCCCACGGCGGAGGAGCGCTCCAGGCCGTTGCTTCGGATACCGCGCGCTACGGAATTCTGGATACGTTCAAGCGCTTGCAAAAGACCGTGAGCAGCGATCTGGAGGGAGCCAGCGAAAAGACCGAATCCTGGGAATGGTTGCGCAGCGAGCTGCAAAACCTGCGTCGTATGTTGGCCGGGCAGGATTTGACGCGCCCCGCCTCGGCGTGCGAGCGCCTGGAGCGAATCGCGGGTGCGCTCGCCGCTGGCGCCGAACCTTACCGACCGCTGGCCAGCGGTATGCTCGGAGAGATTTTGGCCGCGCTCGGACATTATCTGGAGCCGCTGGACAGCAGCCGGCCCGCTTCCGCCACGGTGCTGAATACGGTGGAAGAGCAAATCGCCCAATTGGAAACCTTGCTCGGCCTGCCGCCGCTTCCGCCTACCTTGAATCTCGCGCTCGCGCCGGTCCCGCTGGAAGCCGTCGCAACCGACCCGCTCGATGCGACGCTCGAATTGAACTGGGAGCTACCGGTCGCCGATAGCCGTCTCGCCTCGAACGAGCAGAGCCAAAGCACGCCGTTTGCGGCGAGCCTGGAGCCGGAGGCGCCGCGTGCCGAAGTCAGTTCGGACCTGGATGAGGCGCCGTGGCGGGAGGCGCCGGTCGATTTTAGCTTCGAACCGGAGCTGGTGGCCGGGGAGGCTGAGCCGCCAGCCGTGGCGCAGTCCGCGCCGCAACCGGAGCTGGCGTTGGAACCGCCCGAAGCGCTGGAGTCGGACCTTGATGGAGCCGCTGCATCCCTAGCGGATTCCGCGCCGGCGGTCGAACAGCAAGCCGCCGCTTTGATGGAATTGATGGGAATTGCCGGAGCCGATCCCGAATTTGTGGAAGTGTTTTTGGAGGAGGCGCGCGAGGAGCTGGCGGTCGTTCGCGAACGGGTCGAGGATTGGCGGACGAATTTGCAGGACCATGAGGCCCTGACCACCCTCCGACGGGCTTTCCATACCCTCAAGGGCAGCGGCCGCATGGTGGGCGCGACCGTGGTCGGGGATTTCGCTTGGGAATACGAAAATCTGCTGAATCAGGTCTTGAGTGGAACCCTGAACCCGAACCCGGCCATTTGCGACGCGGTCGCGCTGGCGGCGGCGGCGCTGGCGCCGCTGGTGGGCGAAGTCCCGTTGCGGGGCGGCGAACTTGCCGCGCTGCCGCCGTTGGTGACCCGCGCCCAGGTCTTGGCCCAGCCCGATGCCCTGGAACCGATCACGGCACCGCCGTCGTTACGGCTCGAGCCGGTCTCGATCAGGCGGGACGTGGCGCCCGCGCCGGCCGAACCAGTCTCGGTCCGAGTGGTGCCCCAAATCGATCCAGAATTTTTGGACGTCTTCCTGGAAGAGGCGCGCGAAGAGCTGCAAAACATCGTCCAGCAATGTGCGGTCTGGAAACGCAATCTGGATGACCATAAGGCGTTGACTCACGTCCGGCGGGCCTTTCACACGCTCAAGGGCAGCGGCCGCGTGGTCGGCATGACCGAAATCGGCGACTTCGCCTGGGAGTTCGAAAATCTGCTGAACCGCGTTCTGAGCGGTGAGCTGCCGGCTGCGTCGGCGCTAGCCGATCTGGCCATCGAAGCGGCGGCGGCCTTGGAGATGCTGATCGAGCAATCTCCGGTAGGCAGCACCGCCAACCCGGCGTTGGTGAATTTAGTGGCGCGAGCCCGAGCGTTTGCGCACGCTCCGGCCAGCGCCGCGCTCGTGCCCCAACCCGCCCCGATCAAACCCCCCAAAACGGTTCCGCCGCCGGCCCCGCCCGAACGCGCGCCGCCGGTGGCGGCGGTCCCGGTGGCCCTGCCGGAGCCGGCCGGGTTATCCAGCGCGGATTTGGAACTGGCGCAAGTTTTCCAGTACGAAGCGGCCGAAATCCTCGACGCCAGCGATCTGATCCTGCACCGGCTGGCGGCGGAGGAGGATCACGCGGCGCTGTTGAACGACCTACGGCGGAGCATGCACACCCTCAAGGGAGGGTCTCGCATGTCCGGCTTCATGGCCATCGGCGATTTGGCGCACGCCGCGGAATCGGTACTGGACGCGCTCGGTAAGGGCGGCGGCCATGCCTCGCCGATCGTGCTCGATACCCTCCAGCACACCCTGGACTACCTGAATCGGATGCTGGTGGAAGCCGCCGCCAGCGGCGCCGATCCGGCCGCTGCGACCCATTTGATTCACGATCTGCACCGCCTGGCCGACGCCATCGCCACCGGCAAGCCCATCACGGAGCTGCCGGCGGCCGTAACGGCCGCCGAGCCGCTGACGGAGAGATCGACCGGCAAACGGCCGGCGGTCGCGCTACCGGAACCGGCCGCCTTCCAGACCATGACCGAACTGGATCAAGAGCTGATTCAGGTCTTTCAGGCCGAGGCCACCGAGATTCTCGACTCCAGCGACGCCATCGTGCAGCGCCTGCGCCAAGAGCCCAACAGCGTCGATTTATTGAACGACCTGCGCCGCGAGATGCACACGCTCAAAGGCAGTTCGCGCATGGCCGGCTTCATGACCGTCGGCGAACTGGCGCACGCGGCCGAATCGATTCTGGATGCGTTGAGCAAGGGTATGCTCCAGGGATCGGCGCGGACCATGGATCTGATCCAGCGCGCCCTGGATCGCCTGCATCAAATGCTGGCGGGCGTTTTGGGCGGCGAGCAACCGCCGGCGCAACGCGAGCTGATCGACGAGCTGCAAGACGTGCTCGGCGTCAAGATTGCCGAGCCGCGGTCCAGACCGCTGCTGCCGGCGGTGACCGCCACCTTGACCGCCGCGGCCGCGGCCGCGTCCGCGGTGGTGGCGCGGCCCGTGGAAAGACTCGCGGCCTCGTCGGCCGACAGCATCCGCGTCAGCGCCGCCTTGCTGACGTCCCTGGTCAACCAAATGGGCGAAAGCAGCATTTTCCGCTCTCGGATCGACCAGGGCGTCGGCGCCATGGCCTTCAACCTCAACGAGCTGGATCAGACCATCGCCCGGCTGCGCCGCCAGGTCTCCAATCTCGCCACCCAGGCCGAAGCTCGCATTCAGTCCCGTCAGGATCAAGGGCCTAAAGCGCACCAACAGGAATTCGACCCCTTGGAGCTGGATCGCTTCACCGAATTGCAGCAGGTCAGCCGCTCCTTGATGGAAATTGCCGACGATCTGGGCAATATCGGCAACACCATGGGCGAGCACGCGCGGGAAGTCGCCGCGCTGCTCGACCAACAGGGCAAGGTCAACAAGGAAATCCAGCAAGGCCTGATGCGCACCGGCATGGTCCGGTTCGGCAGCATCGTACCCCGCCTGCGGCGGGTGGTGCGCCAGTCGGCTCAGGAACTGGGCAAGCGCGCGGAACTGCTGGTCGGCGGCGAGGAGGCGGAGGTCGACCGCAACGTGCTCGAAAATATGGTCGCGCCGCTGGAGCACATGCTGCGCAATTCGCTGGCGCACGGCATTGAAACGCCGGAGCGGCGCCGCGAGGACGGCAAGCCCGAAATTGGCACCATCACCCTGACCCTGCGTCGGGAAGGCGCGGAGCTGGTTCTGGAACTGGGCGATGACGGGGCCGGCCTCAATTTCGCGGCGATCCGCACCAAGGGCGAGGAAAAAGGTCTGCTGAAGCCCGACGATCCCGCCACCGAGGAAGAACTGATCGCCTTGCTGCTGCGGCCTGGGTTTTCCACCGCGACCTCGGTCACCCAGATTTCCGGACGCGGAGTCGGCATGGATGTGGTCAACGAGGCCATCCGGTCGATGCGCGGCGCTTTACTGATTCAGACCGAGCCCGGTCAGGGGACGCGCTTCATCATCCGGCTGCCGTTCTCGCTGGCGGTCACCCAGGCGCTGCTGGTCAAGGCCGGTGAATCCACCTTCGCCATTCCGCTGCTGAGCATCGAACTGGTGACCCGCCTTCAGGAGAACGAATTCAAGTCCTATCTGTCCGGCGAGCTCATCCAGCACCGTTACAGCGGGCGCAATTATCCGATTCACAATCTGGGGTTGTTGATCGGCGGCGTGCAGATTCAGGCCTTCGATGAAGTCGCGGACCGCCGGCCGCCGACCTTGTTGTTCCGCAGCGCCGAGGCGAGCGCGGCCTTGCAGGTCGAAGCGGTGCTGGGCAACCGGGAGGTCATCGTCAAACCGGTCGGCCCGCAATTCAGCAGCGTGCCCGGCATGTCCGGCGCGACCGTGTTGGGCGACGGTCGGGTGGTGGTGGTGTTGGAACTGGCCGCGCTGGTGCGCAACATCGGCTCGCACGGCCAGCGCCAAGCCGAAACCCAAGCGCTGCGCCTGGCGCGTCAGGAAACCCGGCAGGACAAGATCAGCGTCATGGTCATCGACGATTCGATCACCATGCGCAAGGTGACCGCGCGGATTCTGGAACGCCACAACATCCAAGTGATCACCGCCAAGGACGGCTTGGACGCGGTGGCGATGCTCCAGAGCCAGGTGCCCGACCTGGCGATCCTCGACATCGAAATGCCGCGCATGGACGGATTTGAAGTCGTGGCCCACGTCCGCAACCAGCCGAGCCTGCGCGCCATGCCGATCATCATGGTCACCTCGCGCTCCGGCGACAAGCATCGCGAGCGGGCCATGAAGCTGGGCGCCAATGACTATCTGACCAAACCTTATCAAGAAGAGCAATTGATGCAAGCGATCCGTCGGATTCTCGGCGAGCGCGCTCTGGAGTTGATCACTTGA
- a CDS encoding chemotaxis protein CheW, whose translation MAEAVITPSTASPPPHPFDILLQLDQRIRERAPAAAAGAQLSEIRGQLAARLGSWNLLFSMDDVAEIIPIPRSITRVPGVKRWLLGIANLRGKVISVSDLRDFVTGRSTMQLPGSQLVIVRSGEWDYGLLVDEIIGMRHFGTQHRLPTLDAVEESLRPYITDAFWSDSCCWMVFNTRKLLAGAEFLNAAG comes from the coding sequence GTGGCAGAAGCGGTCATAACTCCCTCCACGGCGTCACCTCCGCCGCACCCCTTCGATATTTTGTTGCAGCTGGACCAGCGCATCCGCGAACGCGCGCCGGCGGCGGCGGCGGGCGCGCAGCTGTCTGAGATCAGAGGGCAACTCGCCGCGCGCCTTGGTTCCTGGAACCTGCTATTCTCCATGGATGACGTCGCCGAAATCATCCCGATCCCGCGCAGCATCACGCGGGTGCCGGGCGTGAAACGCTGGCTGTTGGGCATTGCCAATTTGCGCGGCAAGGTCATTTCAGTCTCCGATTTGCGAGATTTTGTGACCGGCCGGTCCACGATGCAATTGCCGGGTAGCCAACTGGTCATCGTCCGCTCCGGGGAGTGGGATTACGGTCTGCTGGTGGACGAGATCATCGGAATGCGCCATTTTGGAACCCAGCATCGCCTGCCAACGCTAGACGCCGTGGAAGAAAGCCTGCGGCCTTATATTACCGACGCGTTTTGGAGCGACAGCTGCTGTTGGATGGTCTTCAATACCCGAAAATTGTTGGCGGGAGCCGAATTTTTGAATGCGGCCGGTTAG
- a CDS encoding type IV pili methyl-accepting chemotaxis transducer N-terminal domain-containing protein has translation MRELQDRSALKGLSFTYLALLGALVFFIVLMGVIFTLLERQDRQNEIYFRLVGEQRFLSRSLVTDSLESARGKEVAFAKLKEGRDRFEQALNDQKNGNAVLGLSPAPEVVRSQLTELDNRWKPVKADLDTLLAGRESVMAVSNFVPLLESSLTQIVTISDEIAKNMSNNRLDSRQVYLATNQLLLGQRIESDLKRMLNEGGAGVAAAADRFGRNVNLFGRILRGMRDGDSRLGVDRVSLPESTGKIADLADRFKSLETETARIVEYAPELIKAQSAAQNIFEKGDGLLEATTRLFDAYSTGSRGFQLFGIPLNYQIAYLLGVLALILLLALVYLQNRESRQRLQESEQRKQETEEQNRRNQDAILRLLDELGNLAEGDLTVQASVTEDITGAIADSVNYAIEALRDLVSTINNTSGLVAGAVQETSAIADRLAKSSEIQARQIENASATVTQMAHSMDDVSSKTASSAEVAEKSVGIAHEGGDRVRRTINGMNAIREHIQDTSKRIKRLGESSQEIGDIVALINDIADQTNILALNAAIQASAAGDAGRGFAVVADEVQRLAERSSNATKRIETLVKTIQADTNEAVISMEKSTAEVVGGAGLAEKAGEALEEIEKVSANLAELIDEISKSAGQVSEMASRVSTAMISINEITGQTAESSVSTASAIGKLNQLSRELRQAVADFRLPA, from the coding sequence ATGCGAGAGTTGCAAGATCGTTCGGCGTTGAAAGGATTATCTTTCACCTATCTGGCGCTGTTGGGCGCGCTGGTGTTCTTCATCGTGCTGATGGGGGTTATCTTTACTCTACTGGAACGCCAGGACCGGCAGAACGAGATTTATTTCAGGCTCGTCGGCGAACAGCGGTTTCTGTCGCGTTCGCTAGTGACGGACTCGCTGGAGTCCGCGCGCGGCAAGGAGGTGGCGTTTGCAAAGCTCAAAGAAGGGCGCGACCGGTTCGAGCAAGCCTTGAACGATCAGAAGAACGGCAACGCCGTGCTGGGGTTATCGCCCGCGCCGGAGGTGGTTCGGTCGCAACTGACCGAACTGGACAACCGCTGGAAGCCGGTCAAGGCCGACCTTGATACGCTGCTGGCCGGACGTGAGTCGGTCATGGCGGTCAGCAATTTCGTGCCGCTGTTGGAAAGTTCGCTGACCCAGATTGTCACGATATCCGACGAAATCGCCAAGAACATGTCCAACAACCGCCTCGATTCGCGGCAGGTTTATCTGGCCACCAATCAGTTGTTGCTGGGGCAGCGGATCGAGAGCGATCTCAAGCGGATGTTGAACGAAGGCGGCGCGGGCGTCGCCGCCGCCGCCGACCGGTTCGGACGCAACGTGAATTTGTTCGGCCGGATTCTGCGGGGGATGCGCGACGGCGATAGCCGGTTGGGGGTCGATCGGGTCAGCTTGCCCGAAAGCACGGGCAAAATCGCCGATCTCGCCGATCGCTTCAAGTCGCTTGAAACCGAAACCGCGCGCATCGTCGAGTATGCCCCGGAACTGATCAAGGCGCAGAGCGCCGCGCAAAATATCTTCGAGAAAGGCGATGGGCTGCTGGAGGCGACCACCAGGCTGTTCGATGCCTATTCCACCGGCAGCCGGGGCTTTCAGTTGTTCGGCATACCGCTCAACTATCAGATCGCCTATTTGCTGGGAGTGCTCGCTCTGATTCTGTTGTTGGCGCTGGTGTACCTGCAAAATCGCGAAAGCCGCCAGCGGCTCCAGGAAAGCGAGCAGCGCAAGCAGGAAACCGAGGAACAGAACCGCCGCAATCAGGATGCGATCCTGCGCCTGCTCGACGAACTCGGCAACCTGGCCGAAGGCGATCTGACCGTGCAGGCCAGCGTCACCGAGGACATCACCGGGGCCATCGCCGATTCCGTCAACTACGCCATCGAAGCGCTGCGCGATCTGGTGTCCACCATCAACAACACCTCCGGCTTGGTCGCTGGCGCGGTGCAGGAAACCAGCGCCATCGCCGACCGGCTGGCCAAATCCAGCGAAATCCAGGCCCGGCAGATCGAAAACGCCAGCGCCACCGTGACCCAGATGGCGCATTCGATGGACGACGTGTCCTCCAAGACCGCCTCGTCAGCCGAAGTGGCCGAAAAGTCGGTGGGCATCGCCCACGAAGGCGGCGACCGGGTGCGCCGGACCATCAACGGCATGAACGCCATCCGCGAGCACATTCAGGACACCTCCAAACGCATCAAGCGGCTGGGCGAGTCTTCGCAGGAAATCGGCGACATCGTGGCCCTGATCAACGACATCGCCGATCAGACCAACATCCTGGCGTTGAACGCCGCGATTCAAGCCTCGGCGGCGGGCGACGCCGGACGCGGCTTCGCGGTGGTGGCGGACGAAGTGCAACGCTTGGCCGAGCGCTCCAGCAACGCCACCAAGCGCATCGAAACCCTGGTCAAGACCATTCAGGCCGACACCAACGAAGCGGTCATTTCCATGGAAAAGAGCACCGCCGAGGTGGTCGGCGGGGCCGGTTTGGCCGAGAAGGCCGGCGAGGCGCTGGAGGAAATCGAAAAAGTCTCCGCCAACTTGGCCGAGTTGATCGACGAAATTTCCAAATCCGCCGGACAGGTCTCGGAAATGGCCTCGCGGGTGTCGACCGCCATGATTTCCATCAACGAAATTACCGGGCAGACCGCCGAAAGCAGTGTGTCCACCGCATCCGCCATCGGCAAGCTCAATCAACTGTCGCGGGAGTTGCGCCAGGCGGTCGCCGATTTCCGGTTGCCGGCTTGA